The following coding sequences are from one Treponema parvum window:
- the rpsE gene encoding 30S ribosomal protein S5, producing the protein MEHRKNVDKEPREKEFIEKLVTLNRTAKTVKGGRRMSFAALTVVGDRKGRVGYGLGKANDVSEAIKKSIDKAKRNLVTLPIKNGTIPHEIIGKYKSSSVLLKPACSGTGIIAGGTVRAVLDAAGATDVLSKSIGSSASVNVVRATFNAIAKMLDARTVAANRGKTLAELWG; encoded by the coding sequence ATGGAACATCGGAAAAATGTTGATAAGGAACCCAGAGAAAAAGAGTTCATTGAAAAGCTCGTTACTCTTAACCGCACCGCGAAGACAGTAAAAGGCGGACGCCGTATGTCGTTTGCGGCGCTGACCGTTGTCGGCGACAGAAAGGGGCGGGTCGGTTACGGTTTAGGCAAGGCCAACGACGTAAGCGAAGCCATTAAAAAGAGTATAGATAAGGCGAAAAGAAACCTCGTAACTTTGCCAATAAAAAACGGGACTATTCCTCATGAAATTATCGGCAAATACAAGAGTTCTTCCGTGCTGCTTAAGCCGGCGTGTTCCGGTACCGGTATTATTGCCGGCGGTACGGTGCGTGCGGTTTTGGACGCCGCGGGCGCTACCGACGTGCTTTCCAAGTCGATCGGTTCGAGCGCTTCGGTAAATGTCGTGCGTGCGACTTTCAATGCAATAGCAAAAATGCTTGATGCGCGTACTGTGGCGGCGAACAGAGGCAAGACTCTGGCCGAGTTGTGGGGGTAA
- the rpmD gene encoding 50S ribosomal protein L30, with translation MAKKIKVTLIRSTIGQKKDKVATVRSLGLRRISSSAIHEDNASIRGMIASVSHIVKVEEVK, from the coding sequence ATGGCAAAGAAGATCAAAGTTACTCTTATCAGAAGTACGATCGGGCAAAAAAAAGATAAGGTCGCTACGGTGAGGAGTCTCGGCTTAAGAAGAATCAGTTCAAGCGCGATACATGAAGACAATGCCTCTATACGTGGAATGATAGCAAGCGTTTCTCATATAGTAAAAGTTGAAGAGGTGAAATAA
- the rplO gene encoding 50S ribosomal protein L15, with amino-acid sequence MADYNPVLNAPEGANKKDRRVGRGSSSGRGTTAGRGNKGQQSRSGGKTYIGFEGGQMPLYRRIANRGFSNALFKKEYAVFNLSEIEAKYGEGETVSRETLIDKGLIGKSAYSVKILGDGELTKKLSVNVDKVSASAKAKIEKAGGTVTVKDSEKKSEEKK; translated from the coding sequence ATGGCGGATTACAATCCTGTTTTGAACGCTCCCGAGGGCGCAAATAAAAAAGATAGAAGAGTCGGCCGAGGTTCATCTTCTGGCCGCGGTACTACGGCAGGGCGCGGCAATAAGGGACAGCAGTCGCGTTCCGGCGGGAAAACCTATATCGGATTTGAAGGCGGCCAAATGCCCTTGTACCGCCGTATCGCTAACAGAGGTTTTTCGAACGCCCTTTTTAAAAAGGAATACGCGGTCTTTAATTTATCGGAAATCGAAGCGAAATACGGCGAAGGCGAAACTGTGAGCAGGGAAACCCTGATCGACAAGGGATTGATCGGAAAATCCGCTTATTCGGTAAAGATCCTCGGCGACGGAGAGCTTACGAAAAAACTTTCGGTTAACGTGGATAAGGTTTCCGCTTCCGCAAAAGCGAAAATTGAAAAAGCCGGCGGAACAGTTACGGTAAAGGATTCAGAGAAAAAATCTGAAGAAAAAAAATAA
- the secY gene encoding preprotein translocase subunit SecY: MASSPIVNIFKLKELRNRLFFTFIILAVFRMGSVLTVPGIDAAVLLQYFDNLATQNRNAFASYMDFFVGGAFSRFSIFMLGVMPYISTQIILQLALIIFPSLKRMAQEDGGQRRVAWWTRVGTIVVCLIQSFAVTVYADSIPDAWSGSIQMKMLAMLTVSTGTMVTIWLGDQITARGIGNGISMLLFAGIVARLPSAVLDLAQMVGNNEINVVFVVVVFVMFIGIIGLVIFEERGERKIPVHYAKRVVGRKMYGGQNTYIPFKINPSNVIPVIFASSFLTFPLQIISSIGSNQNSARWIGKLSAFLNPAGWWYNILMVILIVFFAYFYTQVSLNPTEIAKNIRENGGSIPGIRTDKTEEYLQRVLNRLVLPGSLFLAAIAVLPTVIQNLFGFPQSISMLMGGTSLIIMVGVDLDTMSQVEALLKMHHHDGLTKKGRIRSRNL; encoded by the coding sequence ATGGCAAGCAGTCCTATTGTAAATATTTTTAAACTTAAAGAATTGCGAAACCGCTTATTCTTTACTTTTATTATCCTTGCTGTTTTCCGCATGGGCAGCGTTCTTACCGTTCCCGGAATCGACGCAGCCGTTCTGCTTCAGTATTTCGATAATTTGGCAACACAGAATAGAAACGCCTTTGCCAGCTATATGGACTTTTTTGTAGGCGGCGCGTTTTCGCGTTTTTCAATATTCATGCTCGGCGTTATGCCTTACATCTCGACGCAGATTATTTTGCAGCTTGCGCTTATTATCTTTCCGTCGTTGAAACGCATGGCGCAGGAAGACGGCGGGCAGCGCCGCGTAGCGTGGTGGACGCGCGTAGGAACTATCGTTGTGTGTCTCATACAGTCGTTCGCCGTAACGGTGTACGCCGACAGCATTCCCGACGCTTGGAGCGGCAGCATACAGATGAAAATGCTCGCCATGCTCACGGTTTCTACGGGAACTATGGTGACAATATGGCTGGGAGATCAGATAACGGCGCGCGGCATCGGCAACGGAATTTCGATGTTGCTTTTTGCGGGCATAGTTGCCAGATTGCCTTCGGCGGTTCTGGACCTAGCACAGATGGTCGGCAACAATGAAATAAATGTCGTCTTTGTCGTGGTCGTCTTTGTTATGTTTATCGGAATTATCGGGCTTGTTATTTTTGAAGAACGGGGAGAGAGAAAAATTCCGGTGCACTATGCAAAACGCGTAGTCGGCAGAAAGATGTACGGCGGTCAAAATACGTATATTCCGTTTAAGATTAATCCGTCGAACGTTATTCCCGTAATTTTTGCATCGTCGTTTTTAACATTCCCGTTGCAGATCATATCAAGTATAGGAAGCAACCAGAATTCGGCGCGATGGATAGGAAAGCTTTCCGCTTTTTTAAATCCGGCCGGCTGGTGGTATAATATTCTTATGGTAATCCTTATAGTTTTCTTTGCATACTTCTACACTCAGGTATCCCTGAACCCCACTGAAATAGCTAAGAACATTAGGGAAAACGGCGGTTCCATTCCCGGAATACGCACCGACAAGACTGAAGAATATTTACAACGGGTGTTGAACCGTTTAGTTCTTCCGGGCTCTTTATTCCTTGCGGCTATAGCCGTATTGCCGACGGTAATCCAAAATTTATTCGGATTTCCTCAGTCAATTTCAATGTTGATGGGAGGAACGTCTTTGATAATTATGGTTGGCGTCGACTTGGATACTATGAGTCAGGTGGAAGCTCTTCTCAAGATGCATCATCATGACGGATTGACAAAGAAGGGCAGGATTCGGTCACGAAATCTTTAG
- the rpmJ gene encoding 50S ribosomal protein L36 has protein sequence MKVRTSVKPICDKCKVIKRNGIIRIICTNPKHKQRQG, from the coding sequence ATGAAAGTACGAACCAGTGTAAAGCCTATTTGTGACAAATGTAAGGTTATCAAACGCAACGGGATTATCCGTATAATTTGTACAAACCCGAAACACAAACAGAGACAGGGCTGA
- the rpsM gene encoding 30S ribosomal protein S13 yields the protein MARIAGVDLPNKHVRVALTYIYGIGRSSANAICQKAKVDPTAMINDLSNEDLGKIREILDKEYKIEGQLRTEIGLNIKRLMDIGCYRGLRHRRGLPVRGQRTRTNARTRKGKKKTVANKKKAV from the coding sequence ATGGCTCGAATTGCGGGAGTTGACCTCCCAAATAAACATGTCAGGGTCGCTTTGACTTACATTTACGGAATCGGCAGGTCGTCGGCAAACGCTATTTGCCAGAAGGCTAAGGTTGATCCCACGGCGATGATAAATGACCTTTCAAACGAGGATCTCGGTAAGATCCGTGAAATTCTTGATAAAGAGTATAAGATTGAAGGTCAGCTTCGCACGGAAATAGGTCTTAACATCAAACGGCTTATGGATATAGGCTGTTATCGCGGACTTCGCCATCGAAGAGGTCTTCCCGTTCGCGGACAGCGAACACGTACGAACGCCCGCACTCGCAAGGGAAAGAAGAAGACTGTTGCAAACAAGAAAAAGGCAGTCTAA
- the rpsK gene encoding 30S ribosomal protein S11, which translates to MATVKKRKEKKSVFEGNVYIQASFNNTIVTITDLRGNTLAWSSSGGLGFRGAKKSTPFAAQSVAETAVQKAASYGLREVHVFVKGPGMGRENAIRSLGSLGLKVKSISDVTPIPHNGCRPRKTRHM; encoded by the coding sequence TTGGCTACTGTAAAGAAAAGAAAAGAAAAAAAGAGCGTTTTTGAAGGTAATGTATACATTCAGGCTTCCTTCAACAATACTATCGTTACTATTACGGACTTACGGGGAAACACACTCGCTTGGTCGTCTTCCGGCGGGCTCGGTTTTCGCGGAGCAAAAAAATCCACTCCGTTTGCAGCCCAGTCTGTTGCTGAAACGGCCGTGCAAAAGGCGGCAAGTTACGGATTGCGTGAAGTTCACGTGTTCGTAAAAGGGCCCGGCATGGGACGTGAAAACGCGATCAGGTCTTTGGGGTCTTTGGGGCTAAAGGTAAAGTCGATTTCCGATGTAACCCCGATTCCGCATAACGGATGCAGACCGCGCAAGACCCGCCATATGTAA